A single window of Methanosphaera sp. DNA harbors:
- a CDS encoding methanogenesis marker 6 protein has product MSKKDSSIDNRFCRIPMGDGSYRLSNEMDKINRMVVLGPGCKVSTKELVTHIHMLELPINVRLTCYGAHINGTAKDVKVAAEHARKLDETHIFIKNRGFPVGDPRRCRAKRKGAREGFHQLEAEYEMLADVSYALEHPKHVDITPKKRVSVKEFADVVDEITPKKEEQKSESRFNLKFD; this is encoded by the coding sequence ATGTCAAAGAAAGATAGCAGTATAGATAATAGATTTTGTCGTATTCCAATGGGAGATGGATCATATCGTCTATCTAATGAAATGGATAAAATAAATAGAATGGTAGTACTTGGACCTGGATGTAAAGTAAGTACAAAAGAGCTTGTAACACACATTCACATGCTTGAATTACCAATTAATGTAAGACTTACATGTTATGGGGCACATATTAATGGTACAGCAAAAGATGTTAAAGTTGCAGCAGAACATGCACGTAAACTTGATGAAACACATATTTTCATAAAAAACAGAGGATTTCCAGTTGGTGATCCAAGACGTTGTAGAGCAAAAAGGAAAGGTGCACGTGAAGGATTCCATCAACTTGAAGCTGAATATGAAATGCTTGCAGATGTATCATATGCTCTTGAACATCCAAAACATGTTGATATTACACCAAAGAAAAGAGTATCTGTTAAAGAATTTGCAGATGTTGTAGATGAAATAACACCAAAAAAAGAAGAACAAAAAAGTGAGTCAAGATTTAATCTTAAATTTGATTAA
- a CDS encoding radical SAM protein has product MSDDEKKMRHFAHVTQAHPCFNEKIHDKVGRIHIPIAPACNIQCGFCTRKISDKENRPGVASCIMSVDEALEHIRKTTQSMPISVVGVAGPGDSLCNPDTLKLFNKIKDEFPDLILCMSTNGLLLADYAQEIADAGVKTVTVTVNAVDSTIGAKIYDDINYKGKVYHGVEGAQLLLDNQLKGIEKITQLGVIVKVNSVLIPGVNDEHIVDIARCVKDKGASMMNVLPLIPLNKFADLKKPGCGELSCVREEVEKYLPVFRACTQCRADAFGIPGKKESDFSLEMIPNSHY; this is encoded by the coding sequence ATGTCAGATGATGAAAAAAAGATGAGACATTTTGCACATGTTACACAAGCACATCCATGTTTTAATGAAAAAATACATGATAAAGTAGGACGTATACATATACCAATTGCACCTGCATGTAATATACAGTGTGGTTTTTGTACAAGAAAAATATCAGATAAAGAAAACAGGCCAGGTGTTGCCTCATGTATTATGAGTGTTGATGAAGCATTAGAACATATTAGAAAAACAACACAGTCAATGCCTATAAGTGTTGTTGGTGTTGCAGGTCCTGGAGATTCACTATGTAATCCTGATACACTTAAGCTTTTCAATAAAATAAAGGATGAATTTCCAGATCTTATCTTATGTATGAGTACTAATGGACTTCTTCTTGCAGACTATGCACAAGAAATAGCAGATGCTGGAGTTAAAACAGTAACTGTTACAGTAAATGCAGTAGATAGTACTATTGGTGCTAAGATATATGATGATATAAACTATAAAGGAAAAGTATATCATGGAGTTGAAGGTGCACAACTACTTCTTGATAATCAACTAAAAGGAATTGAAAAAATTACACAACTTGGAGTAATTGTAAAAGTTAACAGTGTATTAATTCCAGGTGTTAATGATGAACACATAGTTGATATTGCACGTTGTGTAAAAGATAAAGGTGCATCTATGATGAATGTTCTTCCACTCATACCACTTAATAAGTTTGCAGATCTTAAAAAGCCTGGATGTGGAGAACTTAGCTGTGTACGTGAAGAAGTTGAAAAATATCTTCCAGTATTTAGGGCATGTACCCAGTGTAGGGCAGATGCATTTGGAATACCGGGAAAAAAAGAAAGTGACTTTTCACTAGAGATGATACCAAATAGTCATTACTAG
- a CDS encoding methanogenesis marker 5 protein, giving the protein MKVAVFPPNSMILADLVERNGHEALVVQKEMHQRVTSPDIDAPPFNITEDDPIKGLKYAAIEVPSGVRGRMAIFGPIIENAEAAIIMQNAPYGFGCVGCARSNELTLFSMRHRDVPILELDFPTSRDETIEMVYKINTFLESLNESEEE; this is encoded by the coding sequence ATGAAAGTTGCAGTATTTCCACCAAATTCAATGATCTTAGCTGATCTAGTTGAAAGAAATGGACATGAAGCATTAGTTGTTCAAAAAGAAATGCATCAAAGAGTAACAAGTCCAGATATAGATGCACCACCATTTAACATAACAGAGGATGATCCAATAAAAGGACTTAAGTATGCAGCAATTGAAGTACCATCAGGTGTACGTGGACGTATGGCTATATTTGGTCCTATTATTGAAAATGCAGAAGCAGCAATTATCATGCAAAATGCACCATATGGCTTTGGATGTGTAGGTTGTGCAAGATCAAATGAATTAACACTCTTTTCAATGAGACATAGAGATGTACCAATTTTAGAGTTAGACTTCCCAACATCACGTGATGAAACCATAGAAATGGTATATAAAATTAACACATTTCTTGAAAGTTTAAATGAATCAGAGGAGGAATAA
- a CDS encoding methanogenesis marker 17 protein, producing MYVECYDEQGAQAYDTILRYTLQELKLAKAIDDIKVFIEPRDALFMGVVKLAPPSAPIYLKDMASYKVEGDILKIKVEKEDYTPDLLRVLWDLEGRSNVSQPSRYKIEIPYPSFDPDELMIINSHEELKRKVYDALFRIVPEGFRITYNASEGNMVCLMCSDQIIDDSWYEKFDELIDEVKNRK from the coding sequence ATGTATGTAGAATGTTACGATGAGCAAGGTGCACAGGCATATGATACAATACTAAGATATACATTACAAGAACTTAAACTTGCAAAAGCAATAGATGATATCAAAGTATTTATTGAACCTAGAGATGCACTATTTATGGGAGTTGTAAAACTTGCACCTCCATCTGCTCCTATATATCTAAAAGATATGGCTTCATATAAAGTTGAAGGAGATATATTAAAAATAAAAGTTGAAAAAGAAGACTATACACCAGATCTACTTAGAGTATTATGGGATCTTGAAGGACGTAGTAATGTATCACAGCCTAGTCGTTATAAAATAGAGATTCCATATCCAAGTTTTGATCCTGATGAATTAATGATTATAAATTCACATGAAGAACTTAAACGTAAAGTATATGATGCACTTTTCAGAATTGTACCAGAAGGATTCCGTATAACATACAATGCTAGTGAAGGAAATATGGTATGTCTTATGTGTAGTGATCAGATCATTGATGATTCATGGTATGAGAAATTTGATGAACTAATAGATGAAGTTAAAAATAGAAAATAA
- a CDS encoding methanogenesis marker 3 protein, which yields MQVKINNVEIDVDADSTIEDAINASNAPYVPGSAIALIKGRQELEGHVNKYKITTTQGSIIIELDDNAGKLADFWKANYEKFIDTSIRWTSSKEAAIGSIVSDLEPSNNEYLYDKWDVIVSLSAFSNESTHIIFSKDKHEAIYGVPDENKGILAKVVGGKRTIKKLKNTDKVVNIEMVLERKTVTNSTQVSDLSTKLEQGNELYTYMEVTANDDAPMSFEHFLKIISDGTFHVDYEAETFIQNDALKGLEKDTELPAKRNRGCVTLRNQGHGVGRVYIYRESRILVPTHNEIGYVTQGMELLDIAQKGDKITTITQPAKISTIGLTQKDAGEYLGDRSIKHTRDGLTDDDAVIVAQDPQYTVDVAKQNKIKTLGVPKGDFVEIELYEDESPSSVWYFRKITGLLDGDIGHLQVNMAIKEMQLVMFKAVRREAKGLIPEKLPDGKVNAWDICVSNTACKQVGNIGIRFTDNSDFGPTGESFDGTNVIGRIVGGFDNMKNFKDGDTVYVKER from the coding sequence ATGCAAGTTAAAATCAATAATGTTGAAATAGATGTGGATGCTGATTCAACTATTGAAGATGCTATAAATGCTTCTAATGCCCCATATGTTCCAGGATCTGCAATTGCCCTAATTAAAGGAAGGCAAGAACTTGAAGGTCATGTAAATAAATATAAAATTACAACCACACAAGGTAGTATTATTATAGAATTAGATGACAATGCAGGAAAATTAGCAGACTTTTGGAAGGCAAATTATGAAAAATTTATAGATACATCAATACGATGGACTTCATCTAAAGAAGCAGCAATTGGTTCTATAGTATCAGATTTAGAACCTTCAAATAATGAGTATTTATACGATAAATGGGATGTAATTGTAAGTTTATCAGCATTTTCAAATGAAAGTACTCATATAATATTTTCAAAAGATAAACATGAAGCAATCTATGGAGTTCCTGATGAAAATAAAGGTATTCTTGCAAAAGTTGTGGGTGGAAAAAGAACTATTAAAAAACTAAAAAATACTGATAAAGTAGTAAATATTGAAATGGTTCTTGAAAGAAAAACTGTTACAAACTCAACACAGGTAAGTGATTTGTCAACAAAACTAGAACAAGGCAATGAACTATACACATACATGGAAGTAACAGCAAATGATGATGCACCAATGTCTTTTGAACACTTCCTTAAAATAATAAGTGATGGAACATTCCATGTTGACTATGAAGCTGAAACATTCATACAAAACGATGCACTTAAAGGACTTGAAAAAGACACAGAACTTCCAGCAAAAAGAAACAGAGGATGTGTAACACTAAGAAATCAGGGACATGGTGTAGGACGTGTATATATCTACCGTGAAAGCAGAATTCTTGTACCAACACATAATGAAATAGGTTATGTAACACAGGGTATGGAACTTCTTGATATTGCACAAAAAGGTGACAAAATCACAACCATAACACAGCCTGCTAAAATCTCAACAATTGGTCTTACACAAAAAGATGCTGGAGAATATCTTGGAGACAGATCAATTAAACATACACGTGATGGACTTACAGATGATGATGCTGTAATTGTTGCACAAGATCCACAATATACTGTAGATGTTGCAAAACAAAATAAAATTAAAACTCTTGGTGTTCCAAAAGGTGACTTTGTAGAAATTGAGTTATATGAAGATGAAAGTCCAAGTTCTGTATGGTATTTCAGAAAAATTACAGGACTACTTGATGGAGATATTGGACATCTACAAGTTAACATGGCAATTAAAGAGATGCAGCTTGTAATGTTTAAAGCAGTAAGACGTGAAGCTAAAGGATTAATTCCAGAAAAACTACCAGATGGTAAAGTAAATGCATGGGATATCTGTGTAAGTAACACTGCATGTAAACAAGTTGGAAACATTGGTATAAGATTTACAGATAATTCAGACTTTGGACCTACAGGAGAATCATTTGATGGAACAAATGTTATAGGAAGAATTGTTGGTGGATTTGACAATATGAAAAACTTTAAAGATGGAGATACAGTATATGTCAAAGAAAGATAG
- a CDS encoding DUF2112 family protein, whose translation MKIALMPDFAMFIVNLINKSGHEYLSASSVSQADLEKREVKEGDEKNFDYEKPPFNMGGYNLLESMKFLPAEAPSGVMGRLTLFENVIREAEAAIILDYPRNQTGATGMYDKLNELILFSCISCPNSYDLIVHILKEKKIPRLEISYPECRDDLISIIDDVNEFLENVEDMPMGTVVDRRKYHYDDRVSLDVIEDEINKITKA comes from the coding sequence ATGAAAATAGCTTTAATGCCAGATTTTGCAATGTTTATTGTAAATTTAATAAATAAAAGTGGTCATGAATACTTATCAGCATCATCAGTTTCACAGGCAGATCTTGAAAAAAGAGAAGTGAAAGAGGGTGATGAGAAAAACTTTGACTATGAAAAACCACCATTTAATATGGGTGGATATAACTTACTTGAATCTATGAAATTTCTACCAGCAGAGGCACCATCTGGTGTAATGGGAAGATTAACACTCTTTGAGAATGTAATACGTGAAGCTGAAGCTGCAATTATTCTTGATTATCCAAGAAATCAGACAGGAGCAACGGGAATGTATGATAAACTTAATGAGCTAATATTATTTAGTTGCATTAGTTGTCCAAATTCATATGACTTAATTGTACATATACTTAAAGAGAAAAAAATTCCAAGACTTGAAATTTCATATCCTGAATGTCGTGATGATCTAATATCAATTATAGATGATGTAAATGAATTTCTAGAAAATGTAGAAGATATGCCAATGGGAACAGTTGTTGACAGACGTAAGTATCATTATGATGACAGGGTTAGTTTGGATGTTATAGAAGATGAAATAAATAAAATTACAAAAGCATAA
- the mtnA gene encoding S-methyl-5-thioribose-1-phosphate isomerase has translation METLYWKDNKLYLLDQTLIPRDIKYCECLTYEDVIDAIKTMKVRGAPAIGVAAAYAMALAECHNVNLDEAAVKIKQARPTAINLFWAVDEVLKAVDSGCSAIDAANKMYNDDIKVNEKIGEYGNTVIDDGDTILTHCNAGALACAGYGTALGVIRTAHNSGKNISVICDETRPLFQGGRLSVFEMQQENIPVQLIVDSAAGFMMQQGKVDKVVIGADRVAEGGVANKIGSLMVAVAANRYDIPFYVAAPISTFDFENNIFDTTIEQRDKNEVLCINDKFIANENTEVSNPAFDIVESDLITGIITEEGIKKPF, from the coding sequence ATTGAAACATTATATTGGAAAGATAATAAACTATATCTTCTAGATCAAACATTAATACCAAGGGATATAAAATATTGTGAATGTTTAACATATGAAGATGTAATAGATGCAATAAAGACTATGAAAGTACGAGGAGCTCCAGCAATTGGTGTTGCAGCAGCATATGCTATGGCATTAGCAGAGTGTCATAATGTTAACTTAGATGAAGCTGCAGTTAAAATAAAACAGGCAAGACCTACTGCTATAAATCTTTTCTGGGCTGTTGATGAAGTACTAAAAGCAGTTGATAGTGGATGTAGTGCAATTGATGCTGCAAATAAGATGTATAATGATGATATAAAAGTTAATGAAAAAATTGGAGAATATGGAAATACAGTAATTGATGATGGAGATACAATTCTTACACATTGTAATGCTGGTGCTTTAGCATGTGCAGGGTATGGAACTGCTCTTGGTGTTATTCGCACAGCACATAATAGTGGTAAAAATATCAGTGTAATATGTGATGAGACACGTCCACTATTTCAGGGTGGAAGATTAAGTGTATTTGAAATGCAACAAGAAAATATTCCAGTACAACTTATTGTAGATTCAGCAGCAGGATTTATGATGCAACAAGGAAAAGTTGACAAGGTAGTTATTGGTGCAGATCGTGTAGCTGAAGGTGGAGTTGCAAATAAGATTGGATCTCTTATGGTTGCAGTTGCTGCTAATCGTTATGATATACCATTTTATGTTGCAGCACCAATTAGTACATTTGACTTTGAAAATAATATCTTTGATACAACAATAGAACAAAGAGATAAAAATGAGGTTTTATGTATTAATGATAAATTTATTGCTAATGAAAATACAGAAGTTTCAAATCCAGCATTTGATATTGTAGAATCAGATCTTATTACGGGGATTATTACAGAGGAAGGTATTAAAAAACCATTCTAA
- a CDS encoding methanogenesis marker 15 protein, producing the protein MAIKIAQLSCGTEYSGVQKEIETAAEKFGAEIVLPDVNLDEIDEAYEKFGLNCASSSLKLMIARAMSLVEGKNEADAVFICTCFRCAEAAIARNEVRRLIQEYTDLPVVTYSFTENTKASELFIRMEALTTIVSRKSVLAREKQEGLTLGIDSGSTTTKVALMENDEVIGTGWVKTGNIMGCTHDAMNEAFAETDYTLDDVEAIGTTGYGRITIGKELGAKLIQEEISVNSKGAVYLAGAQKGEATVLDIGGMDNKVITVNNGIPDNFTMGGICAGASGRFLDMASGRLGVDISEFGELARRGNPKNAELASYCIVFGIQDLVTTLAGGASNVDAASAACHSVAEQVYEQQLQEIDVREPLIQVGGTSLLGGLVDAVQDVLGGMDIIVPEYSQFIGAVGSALLVSGLKDTDIDDSKRF; encoded by the coding sequence ATGGCAATAAAAATAGCACAACTTTCCTGTGGAACAGAATACAGTGGAGTACAAAAAGAAATTGAAACAGCAGCAGAGAAGTTTGGAGCAGAAATTGTACTTCCTGATGTAAACTTAGATGAAATTGATGAAGCATATGAAAAGTTCGGACTTAACTGTGCAAGTTCAAGTTTAAAGCTTATGATTGCACGTGCAATGTCACTAGTTGAAGGTAAAAATGAAGCAGATGCAGTATTTATATGTACATGTTTCAGATGTGCAGAAGCTGCTATTGCAAGAAATGAAGTACGTCGTCTTATCCAGGAATATACTGATCTTCCAGTTGTAACATATTCATTTACAGAAAATACAAAAGCATCAGAATTATTTATTCGTATGGAAGCACTTACAACAATTGTATCAAGAAAAAGTGTTCTTGCACGTGAAAAACAAGAAGGACTTACTCTTGGTATAGATAGTGGTTCAACAACAACAAAAGTTGCACTTATGGAAAATGATGAAGTTATAGGAACAGGATGGGTAAAAACTGGAAATATTATGGGATGTACCCATGATGCTATGAATGAAGCATTTGCAGAAACAGACTATACACTTGATGATGTAGAAGCAATAGGTACAACAGGTTATGGTCGTATAACAATAGGAAAAGAATTAGGTGCAAAACTTATACAAGAAGAAATATCAGTAAATAGTAAAGGTGCTGTATATCTTGCAGGAGCACAGAAAGGTGAAGCAACAGTACTAGATATTGGTGGTATGGATAACAAAGTTATTACAGTAAACAATGGTATACCTGATAACTTCACAATGGGAGGTATCTGTGCTGGTGCTAGTGGTCGTTTCCTTGATATGGCAAGTGGACGTCTTGGTGTAGATATCTCTGAATTTGGAGAACTTGCTCGTCGTGGAAATCCTAAAAATGCAGAACTTGCAAGTTACTGTATAGTATTTGGTATTCAAGACCTTGTAACAACACTTGCAGGTGGAGCATCAAATGTAGATGCAGCAAGTGCAGCATGTCATTCTGTAGCAGAACAGGTATATGAACAACAATTACAGGAAATTGATGTACGTGAACCATTAATACAAGTAGGTGGAACATCACTTCTTGGTGGACTTGTAGATGCAGTACAAGATGTACTTGGTGGAATGGACATTATAGTACCTGAATATTCACAATTTATTGGTGCTGTAGGATCAGCTCTTCTTGTATCAGGACTTAAAGATACAGATATAGATGACAGTAAAAGATTCTAA